Proteins from a genomic interval of Rhizobium etli CFN 42:
- a CDS encoding DUF995 domain-containing protein, with protein sequence MSIGSRLYGATLALSLCLPVAAHAIEAAKKPPTPLSAYELYRIYGDKTWTWGTGGGRFFDEGRRFVAWTNDKGKQSFAEGKWVVDDLGQLCMRATWTNAEGAARASTCFGHRKIGNTIYQRRQPDGNWYVFRHSSLRQDDEFRKLVSTDTVSAKAYELKQLLLNQEIARKGG encoded by the coding sequence ATGAGCATCGGATCGAGATTGTATGGCGCAACCCTGGCTCTCAGCCTGTGTCTGCCTGTGGCGGCGCACGCTATCGAGGCCGCTAAGAAGCCGCCGACGCCGCTCAGCGCCTATGAACTCTATCGCATCTATGGTGACAAGACCTGGACTTGGGGCACCGGCGGCGGCCGTTTCTTCGATGAAGGCCGGCGGTTCGTTGCCTGGACCAACGACAAGGGCAAGCAGTCCTTCGCCGAAGGCAAATGGGTGGTCGACGATCTCGGCCAGCTCTGCATGCGCGCGACCTGGACGAATGCCGAGGGAGCAGCGCGTGCCAGCACCTGTTTCGGTCACCGCAAGATCGGCAACACGATCTACCAACGCCGTCAGCCGGACGGCAACTGGTACGTCTTCCGTCATTCTTCCCTGCGCCAGGATGACGAATTCCGCAAGCTCGTCTCCACGGATACCGTCAGCGCCAAGGCGTATGAACTGAAGCAGCTCCTGCTGAATCAGGAAATAGCCCGAAAAGGAGGGTGA
- a CDS encoding glycoside hydrolase family 26 protein, with translation MKKLTKNHLSTAAIALVLLCVAGLPGRSEVQYAGIAPNPAASARTIIDKRPVVHADGIKFGAYDPHGDFGAQANVSTEALFLPWEDVDLETLRLADAYALARGRNLLITVEPWSWDVDWRLTSGELRAKVLRGDYDVNMRAVAQMISQLKSPVIVRWGQEMEDKSGRFSWAGWNPQDYITAYKRMMDILREEAPGTEIMWSPKGLTGLQDYYPGDDYVDLVGLSVFGLERYDELAYNKHRTFSEALKQGYDLVAGYGKPIWVAELGYEGGDAYMRPWIETATLKQSAFPNLREVVYFNDRDVHAWPFNLGRPDWRVVESPAAN, from the coding sequence ATGAAGAAGCTGACGAAAAATCACCTCTCTACCGCCGCGATCGCGCTGGTGCTGTTGTGCGTCGCGGGACTGCCGGGCCGAAGCGAGGTGCAATATGCGGGCATTGCGCCTAACCCGGCGGCGAGCGCGCGGACGATCATCGACAAACGCCCGGTCGTTCATGCCGACGGCATCAAGTTCGGTGCCTACGACCCGCATGGGGATTTCGGCGCTCAGGCCAATGTTTCGACCGAAGCCCTGTTCCTGCCGTGGGAAGACGTTGACCTGGAGACGCTGCGCCTTGCGGATGCCTATGCGCTGGCCAGGGGCCGCAACCTGCTGATAACGGTGGAGCCTTGGTCCTGGGACGTCGATTGGCGGCTGACCTCGGGCGAGCTTCGCGCAAAGGTTCTGCGCGGCGACTACGATGTCAACATGCGGGCGGTCGCGCAGATGATATCCCAGCTGAAAAGCCCCGTGATCGTCCGCTGGGGACAGGAGATGGAAGACAAATCCGGGCGGTTTTCGTGGGCCGGCTGGAACCCGCAAGACTATATCACCGCCTACAAACGAATGATGGACATCCTCCGCGAGGAGGCGCCCGGCACTGAGATAATGTGGTCACCGAAGGGCCTGACAGGCCTACAGGATTATTATCCCGGCGACGACTACGTCGATCTTGTCGGGCTCTCGGTTTTCGGGCTGGAGCGCTACGACGAGCTTGCCTACAACAAGCACCGGACCTTTTCGGAAGCGCTGAAGCAGGGATATGATCTCGTCGCCGGCTATGGGAAGCCCATCTGGGTCGCAGAGCTCGGCTACGAAGGCGGCGACGCCTATATGAGGCCCTGGATCGAAACCGCGACTCTGAAACAGAGCGCCTTCCCGAACCTTCGGGAAGTAGTCTATTTCAATGACCGGGATGTGCACGCCTGGCCGTTCAATCTCGGCCGGCCTGACTGGCGCGTGGTCGAAAGCCCCGCCGCCAACTGA
- a CDS encoding ABC transporter substrate-binding protein, whose translation MQVNRRSFLMGSAGAAAGLAFGAGSAIPAFAEDTQLRAMWWGSNDRAKRTLDVAKLYQSKTPGVTIVGESLSGDGYWTKLATQMAGRSIADVFQLEPGTISDYSKRGACMPLDEFVPSTLKVQAFGADVLKLTTIDGKLYGVGLGLNSFSMFFDTVEFEKAGIPVPTPDLTWDEYAKLAVELTKSSGKAGGPYGARYAYVFDAWLRQRGKSLFAKEKVGLGFTADDATEWFDYWEKLRKAGGTVAADVQTLDQNTIDTNALGLGKSVIGMAYSNQMIGYQLIIKNKIGITMLPREKKGGRSGHYYRPALIWSVGATTKNGEAAAKFIDFFVNDIEAGKILGVERGVPMSPAVREAILPQLNPTEQETVKYVNMLKDQVGEYPPPVPMGATQFDQRVLRPICDELAFERTSPADAATRLVEEGKATLKG comes from the coding sequence ATGCAGGTCAATCGCCGTTCATTTCTGATGGGTTCAGCCGGTGCAGCCGCCGGTCTTGCCTTTGGCGCCGGAAGCGCCATCCCGGCCTTTGCCGAAGACACGCAGCTGCGAGCCATGTGGTGGGGGTCGAACGACCGCGCCAAGCGGACGCTCGATGTCGCCAAACTCTACCAGTCGAAAACACCCGGCGTGACGATCGTCGGTGAATCGCTTTCGGGCGACGGCTACTGGACGAAGCTCGCCACGCAGATGGCCGGCCGCTCGATCGCTGACGTCTTTCAGCTCGAGCCGGGAACGATCTCCGATTATTCCAAGCGCGGCGCCTGCATGCCGCTCGACGAATTCGTCCCCTCGACGTTGAAGGTCCAGGCCTTCGGCGCCGACGTGCTGAAATTGACCACCATCGACGGGAAACTCTATGGTGTCGGCCTCGGCCTCAACTCGTTCTCAATGTTCTTCGACACGGTGGAATTCGAAAAGGCAGGCATTCCGGTGCCGACACCCGATCTGACATGGGATGAATATGCCAAGCTTGCGGTGGAACTCACCAAGTCATCGGGCAAGGCAGGCGGCCCTTATGGGGCTCGCTACGCCTATGTCTTCGATGCCTGGCTGCGCCAGCGGGGCAAAAGCCTCTTTGCGAAGGAAAAGGTCGGGCTCGGTTTCACGGCCGACGATGCCACGGAGTGGTTCGACTATTGGGAGAAGCTGCGCAAGGCGGGTGGCACGGTTGCTGCCGACGTCCAGACGCTCGATCAGAACACCATTGACACCAACGCCCTCGGTCTCGGTAAATCGGTGATCGGCATGGCTTATTCCAACCAGATGATCGGTTATCAGTTGATCATCAAGAACAAAATCGGCATCACCATGCTGCCGCGGGAAAAGAAGGGCGGGCGGTCGGGCCACTACTATCGCCCTGCGCTGATCTGGAGTGTCGGCGCCACGACGAAGAACGGCGAAGCGGCCGCCAAATTCATCGACTTCTTCGTCAACGACATCGAAGCCGGCAAGATTCTCGGCGTCGAGCGCGGTGTGCCGATGTCGCCAGCCGTGCGTGAAGCCATTCTGCCGCAGCTGAACCCGACGGAGCAGGAGACGGTCAAATACGTCAACATGCTCAAGGATCAGGTCGGCGAATATCCGCCGCCGGTGCCGATGGGGGCAACCCAATTCGACCAGCGCGTGCTGCGCCCGATCTGCGACGAACTCGCCTTCGAACGGACCTCGCCCGCCGATGCGGCGACCCGGCTCGTCGAAGAGGGTAAGGCAACGCTCAAGGGATGA
- a CDS encoding LacI family DNA-binding transcriptional regulator, giving the protein MSDEKVRRPRQADIATLAGVSVSTVSRVLANEPGISETVRRQILKVAAEHGYPVKPAAEAVAGGLALIASDGVTGGLSVFYEAIVDGLRTGAAEAGMPFEIRLVREDRITPDAVRDYMQAAGAAGLFLVGIDPNDSLRDWLQVTTTPTVLVNGTDPRMQFDGVSPANFFGAYEAVSRLMRAGHRRILHLSGSHRHTIRERIRGFEAAIAAVPGAEGRFVSLALQGSASREAHERTTAVLAENAGFTAAFCMNDFIAVGVLEAVTEAGLRVPEDFAIVGFDDLPCALMTNPRLSTMRVDRAALGREAVSLMLSRFRNRTAAARHICQAVVPVSGGTIANAENP; this is encoded by the coding sequence ATGAGCGATGAAAAAGTCAGACGGCCGCGACAGGCCGACATAGCCACATTAGCGGGCGTCTCCGTCTCGACGGTGTCGCGCGTGCTCGCCAACGAACCCGGGATCAGCGAAACCGTCCGGCGGCAGATATTGAAGGTGGCGGCCGAACACGGTTATCCAGTCAAGCCTGCTGCCGAAGCCGTTGCCGGCGGGCTGGCGCTGATTGCCAGCGACGGCGTCACCGGCGGCCTCAGCGTCTTCTATGAAGCGATCGTTGACGGCTTGCGCACCGGAGCCGCCGAAGCGGGCATGCCCTTCGAAATTCGGCTGGTCCGAGAGGATCGGATCACGCCGGATGCCGTGCGCGACTATATGCAGGCCGCGGGGGCCGCGGGTCTTTTTCTCGTCGGCATCGACCCCAACGACAGCTTGCGCGACTGGCTGCAGGTCACCACGACACCGACCGTGCTTGTCAACGGTACTGATCCCAGGATGCAGTTTGACGGTGTATCGCCGGCTAATTTCTTCGGAGCCTATGAGGCGGTCAGCCGGCTGATGAGGGCCGGCCATCGCCGCATCCTGCATCTGAGCGGCTCTCACCGCCATACGATTCGCGAGCGCATTCGTGGCTTCGAGGCGGCGATCGCCGCCGTCCCCGGCGCGGAGGGACGATTCGTCTCGCTGGCGCTCCAGGGCAGCGCCAGCCGCGAGGCCCACGAACGCACCACGGCAGTGCTAGCCGAGAATGCCGGCTTCACCGCGGCGTTCTGCATGAATGATTTCATTGCCGTCGGCGTTTTGGAGGCCGTCACCGAGGCCGGCCTGCGGGTGCCGGAGGATTTCGCGATTGTCGGCTTTGATGATCTGCCCTGTGCATTGATGACCAATCCGCGGCTTTCCACCATGCGGGTCGACCGGGCTGCCCTCGGGCGCGAGGCCGTGTCGCTGATGTTGTCCCGTTTCCGTAACAGGACAGCGGCTGCGCGCCACATCTGCCAGGCGGTCGTTCCCGTTTCGGGAGGGACCATTGCCAACGCAGAGAACCCGTAA
- a CDS encoding DUF2264 domain-containing protein, which yields MTYDPASANPLAGNPLETRADMSRALLALFDPLLPCFSKGNARVRLNGAAAHFDRAAADLEGFARPLWGVAPFGAGGGDFAHWHRFVEGLANGTDPAHPEYWGTVNGRDQRMVELAALGFALALVPEKIWEPLDARARGNVVAYLKHARQFDYADNNWKFFRIFVDIALDRLGADFDRSLTRQYLQELEGFYIGDGWYRDGKVRRIDHYIPFAMHFYGLIYSKLVDDDYAKRYRDRAILFARDFRHWFAADGATIPFGRSLTYRFACAGFWSALAFAEVEALPWGEVKYLCLQHLRWWRDKPIADRDGVLSIGFGYPNLLMSESYNSAGSPYWALKAFLPLAIAEDHPFWTSEEKAPEAAPEVVPQRHPGMVLMRAGGDVVALSSGQENLQMRFGTEKYAKFAYSTRYGFSVESDERGFALAAFDSMLAFSEDGLHYRVRETNEEARLAGDVLYAKWSPFPDVSVESWLAPAAPWHIRLHRIRAARPLRVAEGGFAIARRDFELDTLSASNRAAYAIGEADFSGILDLGSSIERVGLAQKAQPNTNVIFAKTIVPQLRGRIPAGETILMTAVLALGDPAAVASAWTRPPKAPDITALEALVREKGVTVSAIEAPGQMP from the coding sequence ATGACCTATGATCCCGCCAGCGCCAATCCGCTTGCCGGCAATCCGCTTGAAACCCGCGCCGATATGAGCCGCGCTTTGCTCGCTCTCTTCGATCCGCTGCTTCCCTGTTTTTCGAAGGGCAATGCTCGCGTCAGGCTCAACGGCGCCGCCGCCCATTTCGACCGGGCGGCTGCCGATCTCGAGGGTTTTGCCCGCCCGCTCTGGGGAGTGGCGCCGTTTGGCGCCGGTGGTGGAGATTTCGCCCATTGGCATCGTTTTGTCGAAGGCCTCGCAAACGGCACGGACCCCGCCCATCCCGAATATTGGGGAACGGTCAATGGCCGCGACCAGCGGATGGTCGAGCTTGCTGCTCTCGGCTTTGCCCTGGCGCTGGTGCCGGAAAAGATCTGGGAGCCGCTCGATGCGCGCGCCCGCGGCAATGTCGTCGCCTATCTCAAACATGCCAGGCAGTTCGACTATGCCGACAACAACTGGAAATTTTTCCGCATCTTCGTCGACATCGCCCTCGATCGTCTCGGCGCTGATTTCGACCGCAGCCTGACGCGGCAATATCTGCAGGAGCTCGAAGGCTTCTATATCGGCGACGGCTGGTATCGCGACGGAAAAGTGCGCCGCATCGACCACTACATTCCATTCGCCATGCATTTCTATGGGCTGATCTATTCGAAGCTCGTCGATGACGATTATGCGAAACGTTATCGCGACCGCGCCATCCTCTTCGCCCGGGATTTCCGCCACTGGTTTGCCGCCGACGGCGCGACGATTCCCTTCGGCCGCAGCCTGACCTACCGCTTTGCCTGCGCCGGCTTCTGGTCGGCGCTCGCCTTTGCCGAGGTCGAGGCTTTGCCCTGGGGTGAGGTCAAGTATCTCTGTCTGCAGCATTTGCGCTGGTGGAGGGACAAGCCGATTGCTGATCGCGACGGCGTGCTGTCGATCGGTTTCGGCTATCCGAACCTCTTGATGTCGGAGAGCTACAATTCCGCCGGCTCGCCCTACTGGGCCTTGAAGGCCTTTCTGCCGCTGGCGATCGCTGAGGACCATCCATTCTGGACCTCCGAGGAAAAGGCGCCGGAGGCGGCGCCTGAGGTCGTTCCCCAGCGCCATCCCGGCATGGTTCTCATGCGGGCAGGCGGCGATGTCGTGGCGTTATCCTCAGGTCAGGAAAACCTGCAGATGCGTTTCGGCACAGAGAAATATGCGAAATTCGCCTATTCCACCCGTTACGGCTTCAGCGTCGAATCCGATGAGCGCGGCTTTGCACTCGCCGCTTTCGATTCGATGCTGGCCTTCAGCGAGGACGGACTACACTACCGCGTGCGCGAGACGAATGAGGAAGCGAGGCTCGCGGGTGATGTGCTTTATGCGAAATGGTCACCTTTCCCTGATGTCAGCGTCGAAAGCTGGCTGGCGCCCGCGGCCCCCTGGCATATCCGCCTCCACCGGATCAGGGCGGCCCGGCCGCTGAGGGTCGCCGAAGGCGGCTTTGCCATCGCCCGCCGGGATTTCGAACTGGACACGCTGTCGGCGTCCAATCGGGCGGCCTATGCTATCGGCGAAGCCGATTTCAGTGGTATTCTCGACTTGGGTTCGTCTATCGAACGCGTCGGGCTTGCGCAGAAGGCTCAACCCAACACCAATGTGATCTTCGCCAAGACCATCGTGCCGCAGCTGCGCGGCCGGATTCCGGCCGGCGAAACCATTCTGATGACGGCGGTGCTGGCGCTCGGCGATCCCGCTGCCGTCGCCTCCGCCTGGACGCGGCCGCCGAAAGCGCCTGATATCACGGCGCTGGAGGCGCTGGTGCGGGAAAAGGGCGTGACCGTCAGCGCCATCGAAGCGCCGGGTCAGATGCCATGA
- a CDS encoding hydroxyacid dehydrogenase, translating into MSRPAIVLAMEPSRTEHVLPDEILRRLDTIGRLLDSEPLQRLDDARARRLLSEAEILITGWGAPCIGSEIPAAAQRLRLVVHAAGTVKGIIDDAIFEAGIAVSHAAEANAVPVAEFTLAAIIFAGKRAFRFRDLYVGDRNRDRTYPMQREAIGNYGRTLGIVGASRIGRRVIELLKPFDYKLLLFDPMLDAAEAAGLGAEKVDLDELMRRADLVSLHAPSLPSTQHMIDARRLSLMKDGATLINTARGILIDEAALLSELKTGRIDAVIDVTDPEIPEAGSAFYDLPNVFLTPHIAGAIGLERARLGAMAADEVERFTTGRPLLYQIRRQDLENIA; encoded by the coding sequence ATGAGCCGCCCGGCCATCGTCCTTGCCATGGAGCCGTCGCGTACGGAGCACGTCCTGCCAGATGAGATCCTGCGCCGGCTCGATACGATCGGGCGCCTGCTCGATTCCGAGCCGCTGCAGCGCCTCGACGACGCCCGGGCGAGACGCCTGCTTTCAGAAGCGGAGATCCTGATCACCGGCTGGGGTGCGCCCTGCATCGGGTCTGAGATTCCCGCTGCCGCCCAGCGGCTCCGCCTCGTCGTCCATGCGGCGGGCACGGTGAAGGGGATCATCGACGACGCCATCTTCGAAGCCGGTATAGCGGTCAGCCACGCGGCCGAGGCCAATGCCGTGCCCGTTGCCGAGTTTACGCTTGCCGCGATTATTTTCGCCGGCAAACGGGCGTTCCGCTTCCGCGATCTCTATGTCGGCGACCGCAACCGCGATCGGACCTATCCGATGCAGCGCGAAGCGATCGGCAATTATGGCCGCACCCTCGGCATCGTCGGCGCCTCGCGCATCGGCAGGCGGGTGATCGAGCTCCTGAAACCTTTCGACTACAAGCTGCTGCTGTTCGATCCCATGCTCGATGCCGCCGAAGCGGCCGGCCTGGGAGCCGAAAAGGTCGATCTGGACGAATTGATGCGGCGAGCGGATCTCGTTTCCCTGCACGCGCCATCACTGCCGTCGACGCAGCACATGATCGATGCGCGAAGACTGTCGCTGATGAAGGACGGGGCAACGCTCATCAACACCGCGCGCGGTATCCTCATCGATGAGGCCGCGTTGCTTTCGGAGCTGAAGACCGGCCGCATCGACGCGGTCATCGATGTGACCGATCCGGAAATTCCGGAGGCGGGTTCGGCCTTCTACGATCTGCCGAACGTTTTCCTGACCCCGCACATTGCCGGCGCCATCGGTCTGGAACGGGCGCGTCTCGGCGCGATGGCGGCGGATGAGGTCGAGCGTTTCACGACCGGCCGGCCGCTGCTATACCAGATCCGCCGGCAGGATCTCGAAAATATCGCCTGA
- a CDS encoding Gfo/Idh/MocA family protein: MEKRRFALIGTGNRGTTMWGKDLLAGWREHVDLTAIVEKNPLRGERARNMIGSNAPLYANIDSMLAEQKPDLAIVCTPDQTHDDIIVRALESGIDVITEKPMTTSVEKIRRILDAEKRTGRRVDVSFNYRYAPTAARIKELLNAGEIGRVTSVDFHWYLNTKHGADYFRRWHAYTENSGSLFVHKATHHFDLLNWYLDSDPEAVTSFADLQNYGRKGPFRGPRCKLCPHAHECDYYFDIEKDPFLDQLYEDPSKIDGYFRDGCVFREDIDIPDTMVVSIRYRNNVHVSYSLNTFQPIEGHHLAFNGTKGRIEIRQYEAQPWEEPKEDTILLIRNFPNGRQAVERIVVPHFTGGHYGGDDRMRNMIFKPDMEDRLGQRAGTRAGAMSVLCGIAALTSSRTGKVVDIAELMPELANDGSPNSLRTPR, translated from the coding sequence ATGGAGAAACGCCGTTTTGCCCTCATCGGCACCGGAAACCGCGGTACCACCATGTGGGGCAAGGACCTGCTTGCCGGCTGGCGCGAGCATGTCGACCTCACAGCCATCGTCGAAAAGAACCCGCTGCGCGGCGAGCGCGCCCGCAACATGATCGGCAGCAATGCGCCTCTCTATGCAAACATCGATTCCATGCTCGCCGAGCAGAAGCCGGATCTCGCCATCGTCTGCACACCCGACCAGACACATGACGATATCATCGTGCGGGCGCTGGAATCCGGCATCGACGTCATCACCGAAAAACCGATGACTACCTCGGTCGAGAAAATTCGCCGAATTCTCGACGCCGAAAAGCGCACCGGCCGCCGGGTCGACGTCTCCTTCAACTATCGCTATGCGCCGACGGCCGCCAGGATCAAGGAACTGCTCAATGCCGGCGAGATCGGCCGCGTAACCTCCGTCGACTTCCACTGGTATTTGAACACCAAGCATGGCGCCGACTACTTCCGCCGCTGGCATGCCTATACGGAAAATTCCGGCAGCCTGTTCGTTCACAAGGCCACCCATCATTTCGACCTGCTGAACTGGTATCTCGACAGCGATCCCGAGGCCGTCACCTCCTTCGCCGACCTGCAGAACTATGGCCGCAAAGGTCCTTTCCGCGGCCCCCGCTGCAAGCTCTGTCCGCATGCGCATGAATGCGACTATTATTTCGATATCGAAAAGGATCCGTTCCTCGATCAGCTCTACGAGGATCCTTCGAAGATCGACGGCTATTTCCGGGACGGCTGCGTCTTCCGCGAAGATATCGACATCCCCGACACGATGGTCGTGTCCATCCGTTACCGCAACAACGTCCATGTCTCCTATTCGCTGAACACCTTCCAGCCGATCGAAGGCCATCACCTTGCCTTCAACGGCACCAAGGGACGCATCGAAATTCGCCAGTACGAGGCCCAGCCCTGGGAAGAGCCGAAGGAAGATACGATTCTGCTCATCCGCAACTTCCCGAATGGCAGGCAAGCCGTCGAGCGCATCGTCGTTCCGCATTTCACCGGCGGCCATTACGGCGGCGACGACCGGATGCGCAACATGATCTTCAAGCCCGACATGGAAGACAGGCTCGGCCAGCGCGCCGGCACACGGGCGGGCGCCATGTCCGTGCTCTGCGGCATTGCGGCGCTGACGAGCTCGCGCACCGGCAAGGTGGTCGACATCGCCGAGCTGATGCCCGAGCTTGCCAATGACGGTTCGCCCAATTCGTTGAGGACACCGCGCTGA
- a CDS encoding sugar phosphate isomerase/epimerase family protein: protein MQVEGLSINLATIREQCGFAEAVDICLKHGITSIAPWRDQVAKAGLDEAVRIVKSNGIKLTGLCRGGFFPAANDADWQKNLDDNRRAIDEAAAFSADCLVLVVGGLPGASKDIVAARQMVFDGIAAVLPHAQAAGVKLAIEPLHPMYAADRACVNTLGQALDMCEPLGADVGVAIDVYHVWWDPDLANQIARAGRMKRIFAHHICDWLAPTKDMLLDRGMMGDGVIDLKGIRRMIEAAGFYGAQEVEIFSAENWWKRPADEVIATCVERFRNSCQI from the coding sequence ATGCAGGTCGAAGGACTTTCGATCAATCTGGCGACGATCCGCGAGCAATGCGGCTTTGCCGAAGCGGTCGACATCTGCCTGAAGCACGGCATTACCTCGATCGCGCCCTGGCGCGATCAGGTCGCCAAGGCCGGCCTCGACGAGGCGGTCCGGATCGTCAAATCGAACGGCATCAAGCTGACCGGCCTTTGCCGCGGCGGCTTCTTTCCGGCGGCAAACGATGCGGACTGGCAGAAGAACCTCGACGACAATAGGCGCGCGATCGACGAGGCGGCGGCTTTTTCCGCCGACTGCCTCGTACTCGTCGTCGGCGGCCTGCCGGGCGCGTCGAAGGATATCGTGGCGGCCCGCCAGATGGTGTTCGACGGCATTGCCGCTGTGCTGCCGCATGCCCAGGCTGCAGGCGTGAAACTCGCGATCGAGCCGCTGCATCCGATGTATGCCGCCGACCGGGCCTGCGTGAACACGCTCGGCCAGGCGCTCGACATGTGCGAGCCACTCGGTGCGGATGTCGGCGTGGCGATCGACGTCTACCATGTCTGGTGGGATCCCGATCTTGCCAACCAGATTGCTCGCGCCGGCCGGATGAAACGCATCTTCGCCCATCACATCTGCGACTGGCTGGCGCCGACGAAGGACATGCTGCTCGACCGCGGCATGATGGGCGATGGCGTCATCGATCTCAAAGGCATAAGACGAATGATCGAGGCCGCCGGTTTCTACGGCGCGCAGGAAGTGGAGATCTTTTCGGCCGAAAACTGGTGGAAGCGTCCGGCCGACGAGGTGATCGCCACTTGCGTCGAGCGCTTCCGGAACTCCTGCCAGATCTGA
- a CDS encoding dihydrodipicolinate synthase family protein, giving the protein MTTINLPLDGKIVPYKLAGTPIELKKRDAKAFPRIAFAAAHVVADPLADNDPWLTPAIDWDRTLAFRHRLWDLGLGVAEAMDTAQRGMGLGWPEARDLIRRALAEAAGRRDALIACGAGTDHLSPGPDVTVDMIIRAYEEQIETVEAAGGRIILMASRALAVAAKGPDDYIRVYDRILRQVTEPVIIHWLGEMFDPALEGYWGNGDHLKAMGTCLEVIEAHAAKVDGIKISLLSKEKEVTMRRQLPKAVRMYTGDDFNYAELIAGDERGHSDALLGIFDAIAPAASAALEALGRQSNHEFFDLLEPTVPLSRHIFKAPTRFYKTGVVFLAYLNGLQDHFVMVGGQQSTRSLTHLAELFRLADKARVLADPELAASRMRQVLAVHGVH; this is encoded by the coding sequence GTGACGACGATCAATCTTCCCCTCGACGGCAAGATCGTTCCCTATAAGCTGGCCGGCACGCCGATCGAACTGAAGAAGCGCGACGCCAAGGCCTTTCCGCGCATCGCCTTTGCCGCCGCCCATGTCGTTGCCGACCCGCTCGCCGACAACGACCCCTGGCTGACGCCGGCGATCGACTGGGACCGCACGCTCGCTTTCCGCCACCGGCTCTGGGATCTCGGCCTCGGCGTCGCCGAAGCGATGGATACGGCGCAGCGCGGCATGGGTCTCGGCTGGCCGGAGGCGCGCGACCTCATCCGCCGGGCGCTTGCCGAGGCCGCCGGCCGCAGGGATGCATTGATTGCCTGCGGCGCCGGCACTGACCATCTGTCGCCAGGTCCCGACGTGACCGTTGATATGATCATCAGGGCCTATGAAGAGCAGATCGAAACGGTGGAGGCGGCCGGCGGCCGCATCATCCTGATGGCAAGCCGGGCACTTGCCGTCGCGGCAAAAGGCCCGGACGATTATATCAGGGTCTATGACCGCATCCTTCGCCAGGTCACGGAACCCGTCATCATCCACTGGCTGGGAGAAATGTTCGACCCCGCGCTCGAGGGATACTGGGGCAATGGCGACCATCTGAAGGCCATGGGAACTTGCCTTGAGGTGATCGAAGCCCATGCCGCCAAGGTCGACGGCATCAAGATCTCGCTGCTTTCCAAGGAGAAGGAAGTCACCATGCGCCGGCAACTGCCTAAGGCCGTGCGCATGTATACCGGTGACGACTTCAACTATGCCGAACTGATCGCCGGCGACGAACGGGGTCATTCGGACGCGCTGCTCGGCATCTTCGACGCCATCGCGCCGGCGGCTTCAGCTGCTCTCGAGGCGCTCGGCCGCCAGAGCAACCACGAATTCTTCGACTTGCTCGAGCCGACCGTGCCGCTATCGCGCCATATCTTCAAGGCGCCGACCCGCTTCTACAAGACCGGCGTCGTCTTCCTCGCCTATCTCAATGGTCTGCAGGATCATTTCGTCATGGTCGGCGGGCAGCAGAGCACGCGTTCGCTCACGCATCTGGCCGAACTCTTCCGCCTGGCCGACAAGGCGCGGGTTCTGGCCGATCCGGAACTCGCCGCAAGCCGCATGCGCCAGGTGCTCGCCGTCCACGGCGTTCATTGA